One window of Ziziphus jujuba cultivar Dongzao chromosome 5, ASM3175591v1 genomic DNA carries:
- the LOC132803837 gene encoding uclacyanin-3-like: protein MAAMTIALVILMVAAAPAVQGVEHIVGGDNQWSQGVDYVAWAASQTFTVGDTLLFVYGTTHKVDEVNEADYKNCKFGNAIDSHDDGNTSISLTKVGSYYFVCPISDHCTGGMKLSVNVVAATPGPTGSPPSPSGSTSPTSPNTPPTTPSETVPPPPSPAEAASIVCNMKMLGVTVVLAALLVAFMG, encoded by the exons ATGGCAGCCATGACAATAGCCTTGGTGATTCTGATGGTGGCGGCTGCTCCGGCAGTCCAAGGAGTGGAGCACATTGTCGGTGGCGATAACCAATGGAGCCAAGGCGTTGATTATGTAGCTTGGGCTGCTTCCCAAACTTTCACCGTCGGCGATACTCTTT TGTTTGTCTATGGTACTACACACAAGGTGGACGAAGTGAACGAGGCTGATTATAAAAACTGCAAGTTCGGCAATGCAATTGACAGCCATGACGATGGAAATACTTCAATATCTCTTACAAAAGTTGGTTCATATTACTTTGTATGCCCAATCTCTGATCACTGTACCGGGGGCATGAAGCTTTCGGTCAATGTTGTGGCAGCAACCCCAGGCCCAACTGGAAGCCCACCATCACCATCGGGCTCCACCTCCCCAACTTCCCCGAACACTCCCCCCACCACCCCCTCCGAGACAGTGCCACCACCGCCGTCACCGGCTGAGGCGGCAAGTATTGTTTGTAACATGAAGATGCTTGGGGTGACAGTTGTGTTGGCAGCCTTGTTGGTTGCATTCATGGGCTAG